The Pieris napi chromosome 9, ilPieNapi1.2, whole genome shotgun sequence genomic sequence CTATGAGATTTTTGCTTTTAATACAGAAAAAGTTGCATGTatcacattttaaataacaaatatatcttGTTACCTACTTGtagtagaataaaatatatatttaagtgaaCACAAAAAAGGCAGTACAGATGGACAAACAATTGtcttaattttcaatttattttcagtCCATTCATGCTTAATTGAGCTTAAATGAGCAgtgatggcctagtggctttagcgtgcgacactcatacctgaggtcgtaggttcgatcccggactgtgcatcaatggactttctttctatgtgcgcatttaacatttgctcgaacggtgaaggaaaacatcgtgaggaaaccgacaagtcttcgacccaaaaagtcgacggcaagTGTGActctggaggctgatcacctacttgcctattagatttaaaaatgatcatgaaacagtttcagaaatctgagaccaagacttaaagaggttgtagcaccactgatttttttcatCCTAATTATTTGCTTAGCAATTCAGTCTTAGGTGCTATGTTAGTAAACAGTAGCTATGGTGGGGCATGGACATATAATGCCTTGTGATTGTACGCAAACATTTAATCAGACTCACTATGGCATATGTACGTTCAAATAGCCTGAATATTCtttttcataatgaataacaaaatacctgcaaatttatatttttattgatgctCTTGAGCTGTTTAACAGTATAGTTCATAATGTCCAGTAAGCAGGACTGTATGTTGTTCATATTGGGTGTGAGAGGCACATGAAGTTCTTCAACTTGGGCCTGTCTGCTTTTTAGgcactttattatatttccatGAAATCTGAAAAAATACAGGAACTCTAAGTGCATTTCCAAGACTTAaagtaaagataataaataagtattttataggattttgttatttaagtgttattaaaatagacataatataacatacatataaactttttaacattttaatttaataatataaacaaaaaggaTTACATCATCTATCTAGCAATAATAGGAGTGtagaaacaaaaacaaaaaaaatatgtggaGAGATACAAGATTTCTCTTCAATTTACTCACCTAGGCCAAAGGAATAATTCCGTAACAAATAAGGCTCTCATCACCTTCTCTACATGGTTGTACCCAAATGTAAATGATATTGGTGAATTTGAAAATGCTTTTATAAAACCAGTCTGAAATacatcatttttttattactactgaCACCGCCTTAAATTTCTTGTCACTTGTCAGAGATACttgttgaaaatattatataggaCTTCTAATAAAGAGTTGATTAAGAAATGTTGATCCAATGTTATATAGAGTGGTGAATACAGTTTGAGAGGTATAGACTTTCTTGTTAAAACAAAcctaattgtattatattttcacttAAACAAACCACAGGTATGGGTACAGATTCTTTCTACGTAATTATTTACCTTATTATTTTGTCGAAAAAGCCTCAAAACAAATGCTTCTTGGCAGGATTCAAGCACTGTGTGTGCTCGTAATACAATAATTCCTGTTATATGTTTCACAGGCACACGGTTCTTTAATAAGTCCACTACTAGTATTCTTGTGGATGCTAAGAATAAGCCTCCTTCCAAATATGCTTTCTCTCTAAAATTTGAATCATTGAATGAATTTGTAAGATTAATGAAACTACTAAAATCACTATAGTGAGAACCTTTCCATTACACAACGGGTTCCATAGTCTGGATTGGTTGATAATaggaaaaaaactaataatttaatcagTCAACAACATAATGCagttactataataaatattttatgtaaaattaaaataaaatttgatgggagacattttatataatcaaCATTGAGATATGGTGTATAAATagctgtaaattaaaatatagttttacctTTCTGTTCCAGTATTAGGTAATGgtgatattttaaagttttcagAAAAGTACTTCTCTTCATGTTCATTACCATTCAAGACCAAAACAAGGTTAGCCGGGTTTTTATAAACCCAAAggatatttgaaataatattattataattaagtcctctgaaaaaaaaatagttaaataatacGTACAAAATAAACTCCTACCATAAACATAACATTAGAATTTACTagctgaaatattaatatacgaattataaaaaataagttaactAACTTAGCAAGTATCAAAAGAGCATCCTTTTCAAATGTATcagtaaatatttgtttttcaaaaGATAACAATGGATATTTAGTTTCTATAGCAGCGTATTCTCCATCACAGTCATCCATTAGAACTTagatttttgaataatttacatgaaataaattatgtcgAACGtcgattaattttaaaagaaactgattatatattgttatttataattataacaatctatttttcttttaaatcattttcaattttttttaaatattttatggcaCAGATTAAATCATTTGAATTAGACGGGTTTTTCCTCCAAATTTAGGGGTAATGAAGATGTCTTGGGGTTTTTTAGGAGGTAGATTTATTTAGAGgggtattcatttatttttcttataaaccGCACCAttctatataatttctattaagcCCTACCATCAAATTAAACCACATTATTCAGCACTgtcaaatatacaaaattaatggTATTACAGCTTttgaaactagatttaagCTTAATTAACGTTGTAGAAGATGAGCCTCAATTCACCCAGGGTTTTACTCAAGGTTCAAATCTTGTAAGTAAAAAACTTGCACATGTAGATAAAAGACCTATAGACCTAGCCATAAATGATGGCTTTTGAGTAATATCCTCCCCGCCCTGTTTTAGGAAATCTCGTCTAACATCGGTTACAaggtaaacaattaaatttgtcgaaaattagataatattaGAGTCAGAAATCTCGTTCGCTGCTAGCTCGCAACAGCTTAATGTTTATGTCATAGCCAAATGCCAACTAGTTTAAGTAGCCATTTTATTAACAGcttagccttttaactaaacagtgccgtttaactagcggcatgaaagatattcagccgtagcggttgtaaaatttaataaactgactggctaatgcttaggccatTCGTACGATAGAGTGACCATGTGACAGAAATAATAAAGATGAAacatctgacaaaaaaaaatttctttaaaaattaaattgcgtGAGTAAGTCACAgctaaattcatattattattgtacttgttgttttttcattcaaattttTCACACCATAAATTGTGTGAATTACCCACGAATATATTGACAGTTTGAAGAAGAAGATCATCGATCCAAGTCATTTGCCTATGCCTGTCTGTTTGATCAACTGGCtcaatatctttcaggccactagttaaacggcgctgtttagttaaGTGTCTAGACTCTAGGCAGTTGATtaaacggctaattaagctagttggctgctgCATAAATATGAGAATATGCTTATAGATAGGTCAATGATGAATGGACATTTAACGTCATCTAAGGCAATATGCGATCCGCATAACCACAGATAAACTTCAATAATCTATTTCTAtggatttaaattttattacagtgATAGTTAAGTTTgatctatattttaataaaaactttacgttcattataataaaaacaccataAAACTTTTACCTAATCTTAATAAGCGTTTgccaaattttataatttcatatagTAACACTTGGCCTCAACCTTTCCGGGTTTCCGGCTGCCATTTTGCATTTCCGCTGTTCCCAAACGCCTTACGCCGCCATTTTAGTGTCAAGCGTTCACTGTATTTGATGTGCTTGCTGCGTATTTgtattctaattattattaaatattctccTTTTTATGTGATTAAATATCTTAACAATTTTCTGTAAACCGGTTTCATTGCTGCCTCGCAGGTTTTAGTAAAGGTATGTACTATTAATAACCatatatgttaaatacatGATGAGACGCGATGGCGTCTATGATTTTCAAtgcgttttaatttttagctTTAATGCAAGGCCAAGCTATGAATCACTTTGGACACAGAGGTTTTGGTGGCCCACCCCAACCCCAAAGACAAGGTGGACGTCGTGGAAACAGAGGTGGAGGCTTTCGAGGAAACTCTAGATTTGAACACAATCACAGAAATTCGACTCAACAAGGAGGTCAACGCCCTAACGAGGTATTTACGTGGCGGCTTTGGCTACTTACTCTCTTTTAATAACATTGTGGTGTATGGAGTCCATAGCGGCTAAATGGAAATAAATGAGGCCGCCATCTTGTCAACTATTTAATTGCATCTGAAAGCTTTGTtggtacatttttatttcaattttaatctAGTCCAGAAACTGCCAAGAACTTAAAGCATATCAAAGCTCTCAAAATTTTTGATTCATAGGTATATGGTAAAATAAGTAACACTTTAATTTTGCTCACATTCTTCTCTTTacttgctattttaaaaactaatttacagtaatctaatttttaatgttaacatATTTGGAGTTCTTGGATTTGAACTTGGATCtgactttttgttttaaatgtattcatGATATGTTCCAAACTAGTATGTAAGTAagttatagttatatttaattaagtaaagtttttaagttagacattaaaattttatttttacaggtAAAGCCAGTAACTCAAGATAAGGCCCCACAGCAGCAGGCTACCCAACAAGCCCCAAAAGAAAAAGAGGTTATCAACCAGCAGCCAAATCAACAAAATCAAAAACCTAGTCCACAGCAGACTCCGCCAAAACCACAGGAACCGCAAACACCAAAAGTAAACCAGAATTCTGCCCTGAAGCAAGAGTCTAAAGATAATGTTGACAAGGCTACTCCTAATGAAACAAAACCTATCATCAATCACAACCAATCTAATTTCCAAaaggtaataattattttcttatacttagggattttttcatttatattaatttagtttttttgtttttttagttttacagaataataaataacaatattttatttcatgttaCAGAATGTTAATGGTAACTTTGGTGGCCCTGGGAAGCAAGGTGGTTGGAGTCAAGGTAACCAAGGTAACAAGCAAGGTAATTTGGGACAACAGCGTGGTCCCAGGGGAGATTTCAATAGAGGTCAGGGAGGACAAGGCCAAGGAGGACAAGGCCAAGGAGGCCAAGGCCAAGGAGGACAAAACCAAGGCCCACCTGGACAGGGCCCAGCTCGTAATCAACAGAGGACTAACAATTGGGCTGGGGGGCAGTTTGATGGAAAACCAGCACAAAGAGAGGtaattaactataaaattaatgagtggaaaaaatttatgaattgCAATGATATCTCAAGCAAATCtagtaaagtatatatttttaactaggTGGTTAGCTTAAGGTACATCTATTTtcatagttttataatttgtttattttttaggaACACATGTTGGCTAATAAGTTAAAGGACCTCGTGGGGCCCCTCCTCGAATTGCCAACCATTGAACAACCTGAAGTTAAGTTTAACGGAAGAAGTAGACTGTATATTGGTAATCTTTGCAATGATGTAACAGAAGAAGAACTTCTTAATCTCTTTAACCAGTTTGGAGAAACTGCAGAGTTGTTCTTAAATAAGGAAAAGAACTTTGGTTTCATTAAAATGGTATGTACATTTTTATGAGATGGTAAACATCTCATTATTTTCCCGCAACCTACTATACTGTATTAACACAGTGCTTTTGGCTTTTAGGATTACAGAGTTAATGCTGAGAAGGCAAAACGTGAATTAGATGGTAAAATGAAGAATGGAAGATCTATGAGAGTGCGGTTCGCTCCACACAACAGTGCCGTGCGAATTAAGAATTTACCGCCATTTGTCTCGAATGAACTCTTGTACAAGGCATTTGAAATTTTCGGAAAAATCGAAAGAGCATACGTGAGGGTGGATGAAAGAGGGAAAACATTGGGTGAAGGAATAGTGGAGTTCTCCCGAAAACCCAGTGCTCTCGCTGCCATCAGAAATTGCTCTGAACGATGCTTCTTTTTAACatcgtaagtattttttaaagcaaaataacgaatcgtaatatttagtacaaatattttttttttttttttttttttttttaaataatcatacaATCAGTCTTTGCGACTATAAGTAGATACGTTGAGAGCTTTTTGACGTGTTAGGCGCTACTCCCAGCGGAGCCTGcctattcttatttaaactcAGTCTGTTGGGTTGTCCTGATCAAAAATGTCTCGCCGCTTTTTTAGTCGTCGAGTAGTTTCTGGTATAGTTAGCTGTCCTGCTAGCTGATTGGGGTGCTTTTGAAGTCTTAGTTTGTAGTTATACCCATGTGTGATTATTTCCTCTTTTACCATGGGCATATTAAGAAATTCATGGACTTCTGTAGTTTTGAGAAACCATGGGGTGTTTGATATTTGCTTGAGTATGTAATTTTGAGctctttgtattattattatatttgaggcACTAGCAGATCCCCAAAGCTGTATTCCGTATGTCCATATGGGTTTGAGAATGGTTTTGTACAAGAGCAACTTATTGTCAGTGGATAGTTTTGAATTTCGTCCCATTAGCCAGTAGAGACCCTTGTATTTGTGGTTAATTTCGTCTCGCTTTGTTTGAATATGTTTTTTCCAGGTGAGTCTGCGGTCTAAATGCATTCCTAAATATTTGACTGTGTTTTGATGTGGTAATTGGGTGCCATTTAGAGTGACAGGGGGGCAGTCTTCCTTTCGGAGCGTGAAAGTGACGTGCACCGATTTGGACACACTAACTGCAATTCTCCATTTGGCCAACCAGTCTTCTACCTTATTTAAGCCATTTTGTAGAATTTTAGAGGCTAGAATGGGACTTCTGTTGGAGGTAAGTAGAGCCGTGTCATCAGCGAAGGTGGCGATAGTAATCTCTGGGCTCTGTGGTAGGTCGTATGTATACAGTGTGTACAGGACGGGTCCGAGGACTGAGCCCTGTGGCACACCTGCGCAAATTTCGTAAAAACCGGATGTGCTGGCACCTTCTTTAACTTGGAATAGTCTGTTAGACAGGTACGATTGTAGAATCCTATAGAATGTGTGTGGCAAtaaggattttattttaaacaaaagaccCTTATGCCACACTTTGTCAAAGGCTTGTTGTACGTCTAGAAATGCAGATGAGCAGTATTCTCTCCTCTCGAGGGAGTTTCTTATTTTTCTACATACTCTGTGGACTTGTTCTGTTGTTGCATGTTCTTGCCTAAAGCCAAACTGATGGTCTGGTATGATAtgcttttcttttattatgtcCAGCATTCTGTGTAGTAGcgatttttcaaataatttggaCATTATAGGCAGCAGACTAATGGGTCTATATGAAGTTATTTCGTGAATCGGTTTTCCAGGTTTGTGGATCATAGTGACTTGTGATACCTTCCATAAGTCTGGGTAGTACCCAGCTCTTAGGATTGCATTAAACAGCATTGTAAGGTACACTATCACTTTGCGTGGTGATTCTTCGAGGACctttttgtctattaagtCATAGCCCGGCGCTTTATTATTGTCCATAGATTTGATATTGCGATTAATTTCCCGTGGTCTCACTAGTTTTAATGGTAGATCAAGTTGCAGGTCTTGGTCAATTATTAGTTCGATATCCGATTCATCTACATTAGGCCTGGGGTCATTCGGTTTGAATACATGACTGAGATGATTGGCAAAAACTTCAGCTTTTTCTCGTTCCGTTCTAATCCACTGCCCGTTCTGCGTTCGTAGTGGTGGCTTTTGGTGTAGTGGTCGAGCTAGGTTTTTGCAGGCTCTCCAGAGCGAGTAATCGGTTGTTTTTGTTGATGTCAATCCTTCCAGGTGTTTACTCAAGGCTGCTTCGTTAGCTTCGGATATTAGGGATTTTAAATCACGTATCGCTTTATTAAGCGCCGTTTTGTCATATGTCAGTCTACTAGTGTGCCATATTCGACGTAGCCTtcgtttttctaatattttttgtcgTATGGTGTCCGAGTAGGTCTTACTCTGTGGCAGACGAGCAGTGATTTCGGGCGTGGACATCCAGCAGCTTTCTTGGATCACTTCGGTTAGTAAGCGAGTTGCGTGATCAATGTCTGCTTCACtttttaaggcaatttttaGGTCTAGTCTGTCATGGACCAGTTCTCGATATGAGTTCCAATCAGTTCGTTTATTGTACAATTTAAGGCTGTGTTCTTTGCTCAAGGCAGTTATTCCAATAGTCAATATAACTGGAACATGGTTTGTACTCGAGTCTAAACAAGTTTGTATTTGGTAAGAAAGTCTAGACAGGCCTTTCATGACGAAAAAGTCTATGACGTCCGGAAGCCTGTTTGAGTCAGTCGGCCAGTTGGTCGGGTCCGTCGTTGAAATCACTGTCAGATTGTTGTTATCTATACTTTTCTTAAGCTCTCTGCCTCTTGTTGTCGTTAGCCTAGAGGCCCAATGAACATGCTTGGCATTCCAATCACCTCCTGCTATGAATCGCTGCCCCAGTGATATAAAAAGCTCTTCAAAATGTTCTTCTTTTATAGTGTGCTTGGGGGGGCAATAGATGGCGGATACATTAAACGTACCGTTTCTATCTATAACTGCAACCGTTGTAGCTTGTATGTAGGGTTTCTGAAACTGTGGTTGTTCATAATGTTTGATGTTTGATCTTATAATTATAGCTGCTCCTGCATGTGCAGTTCCGTCGGGATGGTTTGtagcataaatattaaaattacgtaaTGTGACTCTGTTATTTTCTGTAAGGTGAGATTCAGACACTAATAATATGTCTATGTTGTGTGTGTGTAGTAGTACTTCTACTTCTTCTAGATTAGGCAATAGCCCATCTGGGTTCCAGATAGCTATCTTTAGGGAAGTCATTTGGACATTTTCGTGACTAATgttgtaattaaattgattaaagtGCTCATTTGTTGTAAGATATGATCAAACTTTTCAGCTTGTTTGACTAACATTTCTTCAATTGTAGGTTTTGGTGTATTATAAGTATTCTGGTTAGATCCTATCACATCGGCGTAGCTTGATCGATAATTTCCGTGGTTAGGTATTTCTTTGTTCCTAGATAAGTGTTGTGGTTGTGATAGTGACTGGGAGTTTTTGTCACCAataggtttattattttctaactgTGGTAGTGTGTTCATCTCAGGTGCCATCTGTTTAGAGCTGCGTTGTCGTTccggattattattatttatccttGATGCGCGGGTATACTGCCTTTTAGATTTTCTCGATAGGATTTCTACATATACTTCACAGCCTTTAAAGTTCGCTGGATGGGCACCGAGGCACAAGGCGCATTTTGCTGGAGTACTTCGATCAGGCTTTGGACAGTCTGCTGTTCTATGTGCTTGCGCGCATTTCACGCAGCGATAGGGCCTCATACAGTAATTTTTAGAGTGACCATATTGCTGACATCTTTGGCATTGGACTATGGAGTTCCTTTTACGTGGTTCCTCTATAACGACCGATTGGTGGTTTATGTACTTTATACCTTTTATCTCTTTGTTGCTCGGACTTTGTTCTAGGGTTGCAAAAAATGTAGATGTAGGTTTCTTTTCAGGTCCATActttgcatttattatttctccTATCACTACGTTTCCCGTGTCTTCCAGtgcttcttttattttaaggaTAGGAGTTGAATAATGTAGGTTTTTGATAACCACTCTATACGGTTTTTTGTCTTTCCTGTTAAATGTATGTCCGATCAGTCTTTTTTCACGGATAAGGtctattatgtttttgtaaacCTCCACGTTGGCGCAATTTATGCGCAGCTGGttttggtttattattttgtagacGAAGTCGGTTTTGTTTACGGCACACTCCAGGAGTTCGGTAAGTTTGGCTAGGTCTTCAATACCATATAGGATTATAGGCGGAGGTTTAGAtatctttttagtttgttCTACATCATTATTTGCTTCCTGATCTACTGGAAGGGCGCTGAATTGATTGGAAACTGGTATCCTATCTGGAGATGGTGAGGAAACTTTTTTCCTTTTGGCGTTCCTTAGTGTCGGTGCTCTCTGCCAGTTAGGAGGATTCTGTTTGTCTATGTAAATGTCTTTAGAATTTGTCTGCACTCTATTCAATAGAGCTGTCGGGCTTTGGATGTTAACATCTGCTACTGAACTTAGAGATGAGCTTCTTGGTCGAGCCAGAAATAGGCTAGGATGAAAGGCTTGCTGAACTAGCTTTTTATCCTTCACATTAGGACCAGTAGCATTAACTGGTAAGGGGGCCTGGGTTCCCACCCTCTTACAGGTTTCTTCTGCGAGTGTATCTTTGTTTAGCAAAACTTTGTCCCCCCCAGAATACGTGGGACAGCCTGAGCAAGGCTCAGAGAGGGATTCTCCGGCTACACCGGTACCCTCCTGGGGTATACTGTTTTTAGGTTTTgcttccattttttttttgtgattttcTGTCAGGGTTGTCTTCCCTTAGTCAGTTGGTTCGGTTAAGGCGCCGAAGACTCGCCTTCGTTCTTCATACTTTGCTACTGCGATCTCGAGGTATTTGCGAATGGAGCTCGTAGCAGATCACAGCATTGCCCGGAGGAGACGGCCCACAAGGCAGAACTAGTGTGGGCCCATCTATGTACCACTGCGATAGTACAGAGATGGCGTGGACGTGTATGAAGAACTTTCAGTGCGCGCCTGATAGCCTAGCTCCATTGCCTAGGCGTGCGCTTCGGTATGCTTAGCTTTTTATAGGAGCATATTCCCTGACATAGATTATGCCCCACTAAGACCAACACCGACCCCCCCCAAACAAATATAACATGAAATTTGTATATGGTTTTTGTAAATCCTAATCTTTTACAGATCATTGCGGCCGGTCATAGTTGAAAACTTGGAAGAACCTGATGAGTTTGATGGTTTTCCAGAaaagaatatttctaaaaaacatCCAGAATATTTAAAAGCCAGAGAGGTACATttttccttaattttcataacataaaatttattattttataaaaaaagaaattttaactatttttgttatattctattgtatttataaaataatggagTTTTATATTCACTACTACTATATTATAGAACATAGTTTTCTCTATACATACTTAGATTGcatattatgttatgttaaagagaaattttttgtgtattgtgaagttgtataaattgtattagtttTAAGACCTATTTTCTTGTGTAAGGTCGGTCCAAGATTTGCTGAAGCTGGAAGCTTTGAACATGAGTATGGAACAAGATGGAAGCAGTTACATGAGCTCCATCGCCAGAAAGAGGAAGCCCTCAAGAAAGAGCTCGCTGCTGAAGAGGAGAAACTGGAGGCACAGATGGAATTTGCCAAGTAAGTTATTTTAGCTGTTTGTTATCACGTCCcattatagaaaattttaatgttttaatatttctgtGCACTTCTCCATCTCATGATAACTCGAATGTGTGGAAATTCAATTGTCTTTAGCATTCTACTGTctttttgtgttttaataaCTTTCTAACTAAACTTTCTCAAATTTagaagtttatatttttttatgttcccTTTAGCctatattacatacatacataacaagtatagtaaaatatttttttctataatactGGCGCGTTTTAATGTTCCTTCTCAATCGGGATTCTCATGATAATATGCGAATACAATATGTAGATACGAGCACGAGACGGAACTTCTCCGTGAGCAGCTCCGTCAGCGTGAGCAAGACAGGGAGCGGCAGAAGCGCAGCTGGGAGATGGCGGAGAGGGCGGCGGACGAGCGCCGAGAGACAGAGAGGATGCAGCTCATGAGGCACGAGGAGGAGCTCTCGCAGCGCATGCGCCTGCAAGACGACGAGCTGCGGCGCAGACAACAGGAGAACACTCTATTTGTGCAGGTTGGATTTTCTTGCGGTTTCtacacatttttaattagggagcgttcaagtattacgtaacgtattttgggaggggggggggtccatttgtaaaacgttacgatgcggggcggggattgaattacgcgttattgttaatattttttcgacttacaccacataatagtaactaaagagtcactaggtggtcacgaaacgttttactgtacttggggactgaataacgttacggcgagttacaattggggggggggggggggggggggtcaataatcttgaaaaattgcgttacgtaatacttcgCTCTACTAGAACGCTCCCTTActcaaaacttaattatagaCCCTAGAAATTATGGGAAAACTCGTAATCtagaaaataagtaaattatctatttatttacattgacACGCTTTTAATAACCCAGTTTCACACTAGGAAACTCATACTGCAGAAACACACTAACTATACTACACTTCACAATAGACTACACCCCTATAGACAAATACCAAAAAGTAAACAAGTTTTAGAAAATCAATGAAACAGACATCACAAATCTTTACCGCTGGGGTAAAGCTTGTAAAAAGCCCGTAGAACTGAAAGCTCACCTAATTAATCACAGAATTAATATTGCTTTGATAGGagacatttttaaaacattttcaggtctaatatatacaaactTGTTACAGGCTCAAAGACTGAACTCAATGCTTGATCGTCAAGAACAGGGCATGTTTGACAATCAGCAACCAATGGTAAGTAcctagttatttaaaattccaaactgatttcataatttaatgttCTCTATACATAAAggattatttagtaaatttgaCAGAACGGCCTGAATACGTGACATTACCTAGGCAATTTTACTGAAATTtagctttattaataatagctAAATTGAACttcttgttttttatttagttatgaCATATAAGCAATATAGAATAAGTAGAGACTACTACCTTTAAAATAAAGCTAATCGATATCTTATAAAACTTACAACATTTATATTGAATCTGTTCACAAAAATatcctataaataaaaaataatatacctaacatacattttatacgtAAACGATGTTTTAAAGAACACTAGTAGATTGTGGAAGGCTTAAATCTGTACTTATTTAATACTGAACTTTCTGATATCACGTTTCTTACTATATTTTTCTCTACAtgagatataataataattggttataTGATGACGGATAGTACATACACTAGTACACAACTACTAATACTTTCTGCACGTATCTTCAACACGTATTATaaagaaagaatttttaacaaataacggtaaaactataaaaatgtgaaataaaaaagtgtcTCGTCGGAAACTctaaaagatattatatatctcatataatatattccatCTCTACTGACTATCGACGTTAACGATTCACGTCGTAGTGAATTATTCAACCATTATCGCGGTACGTTTATTTAGCAAACTATAATATCCTTTTTTCATTCGATTTGGTTCTTAACTTAATTGAACAAGATGTTACCTTGTcttgtttataacatttaccTGATTTTGATATAATCTTTAACACAGTAAATGACTAAGTTTGATTattgtcaatattattttattcaagttCCGCAGTGCGAAGCAATATTTTGAAGAAACAGTCCTCAAAGGTCTTGTGTTGCTGAGTTGCCATTGTTATTTACTCACTTGGCTCTGGTCTATCTATACAATATCGTGTTACGGATAAATACTGAAAACCTCTAATGAACGGTGATTGAcaccatttttataaatttactttattaaggagatcttttataaaaaaatcgaatgCACCTGAAATTGCGCTTCTGATAGATAAagacaa encodes the following:
- the LOC125052353 gene encoding hrp65 protein-like, with protein sequence MQGQAMNHFGHRGFGGPPQPQRQGGRRGNRGGGFRGNSRFEHNHRNSTQQGGQRPNEVKPVTQDKAPQQQATQQAPKEKEVINQQPNQQNQKPSPQQTPPKPQEPQTPKVNQNSALKQESKDNVDKATPNETKPIINHNQSNFQKNVNGNFGGPGKQGGWSQGNQGNKQGNLGQQRGPRGDFNRGQGGQGQGGQGQGGQGQGGQNQGPPGQGPARNQQRTNNWAGGQFDGKPAQREEHMLANKLKDLVGPLLELPTIEQPEVKFNGRSRLYIGNLCNDVTEEELLNLFNQFGETAELFLNKEKNFGFIKMDYRVNAEKAKRELDGKMKNGRSMRVRFAPHNSAVRIKNLPPFVSNELLYKAFEIFGKIERAYVRVDERGKTLGEGIVEFSRKPSALAAIRNCSERCFFLTSSLRPVIVENLEEPDEFDGFPEKNISKKHPEYLKAREVGPRFAEAGSFEHEYGTRWKQLHELHRQKEEALKKELAAEEEKLEAQMEFAKYEHETELLREQLRQREQDRERQKRSWEMAERAADERRETERMQLMRHEEELSQRMRLQDDELRRRQQENTLFVQAQRLNSMLDRQEQGMFDNQQPMDGGFRDQFDMPRGGFDDMPQNRVWEGRPMDDYPNKRRRF